The Streptomyces sp. NBC_00162 genome window below encodes:
- a CDS encoding lysophospholipid acyltransferase family protein encodes MSRRRIGFWYRLAAVIAKPPLVVLFKRDWRGMEHIPVDGGFITAVNHNSYLDPLSYAHFQYNTGRVPRLLAKAGLFKVPIVGAILRGSGQIPVYRESTNALDAFRAAVDAIERGECVAFYPEGTLTRDPDMWPMAGKTGAARVALITKAPVIPVAQWGANLAMPPYAQQDKVRLFPRKTLQVLAGPPVDLSAFYDREPTPEVLKEATEAIMAAITALLEEVRGETAPEQPYDHRKARAEQRRKAAGEGKK; translated from the coding sequence GTGTCCCGCCGCAGAATCGGCTTCTGGTACCGCCTGGCGGCGGTCATCGCAAAACCGCCGCTGGTAGTGCTCTTCAAGCGGGACTGGCGGGGAATGGAGCACATTCCGGTCGATGGCGGCTTTATCACCGCCGTCAATCACAACTCGTATCTGGACCCGCTCTCCTACGCGCACTTCCAGTACAACACCGGCCGCGTACCCCGATTGCTGGCCAAGGCGGGCCTCTTCAAGGTCCCCATTGTCGGCGCGATCCTGCGCGGATCAGGGCAGATCCCGGTCTACCGCGAGAGCACCAACGCCCTGGACGCATTCCGGGCCGCGGTGGACGCGATCGAGCGCGGCGAATGCGTGGCCTTTTACCCGGAAGGCACGCTCACCCGCGATCCCGACATGTGGCCGATGGCCGGCAAGACCGGCGCCGCCCGTGTCGCGCTGATCACCAAGGCCCCCGTCATTCCGGTGGCCCAGTGGGGCGCGAACCTCGCGATGCCGCCCTACGCCCAGCAGGACAAGGTCCGGCTCTTCCCGCGCAAGACCCTCCAGGTGCTCGCCGGACCGCCCGTCGACCTTTCGGCCTTCTACGACCGGGAACCCACCCCGGAAGTGCTCAAGGAGGCCACCGAGGCCATCATGGCGGCCATCACCGCGCTGCTGGAGGAAGTGCGCGGCGAGACCGCGCCCGAGCAGCCGTACGACCATCGCAAGGCCAGGGCGGAACAGCGGCGCAAGGCCGCGGGGGAGGGCAAGAAGTGA
- a CDS encoding DUF3515 domain-containing protein — MSLHRRPRRVRFLPAVSAVLALAACSPGGSQARVDPPPTPPADVAGLCAALHEELPETVAGLGRTPTEPESGLTAAWGGSAIVLRCGIPKPPTMADPKQEGVHVNGVAWLLEQLPDSAGGGFRFTTGLRLAYTEVRVDKEHATDAGMLVGLSAAVSATVPEGISSY; from the coding sequence ATGTCCCTCCACCGCCGGCCCCGCCGTGTCCGATTCCTGCCGGCCGTGTCGGCCGTACTGGCCCTCGCGGCATGTTCTCCGGGCGGTTCCCAGGCCCGGGTGGATCCGCCTCCCACGCCGCCCGCCGACGTCGCGGGGCTCTGTGCAGCACTGCACGAGGAGCTCCCGGAGACGGTGGCCGGCCTGGGGCGGACCCCGACCGAACCGGAGTCCGGTCTGACGGCCGCGTGGGGCGGCTCGGCGATCGTACTGCGGTGCGGTATCCCCAAGCCCCCCACGATGGCCGATCCGAAGCAGGAGGGCGTCCACGTGAACGGGGTGGCCTGGCTGCTGGAGCAGCTCCCCGACAGCGCCGGAGGCGGTTTCCGGTTCACCACCGGGTTGCGGCTGGCGTACACAGAGGTCCGGGTCGACAAGGAGCACGCCACGGACGCGGGGATGCTGGTCGGGCTGTCCGCCGCCGTCTCCGCGACCGTGCCGGAGGGCATCTCGTCCTACTGA
- a CDS encoding Lrp/AsnC family transcriptional regulator: MVQAYILIQTEVGKASFVAESIGQIPGVIQAEDVTGPYDVIVRAQADTVDELGRMVVAKVQQVEGITRTLTCPVVHL, encoded by the coding sequence GTGGTACAGGCGTACATCCTTATCCAGACCGAAGTGGGCAAGGCGTCGTTCGTCGCCGAGTCCATCGGCCAGATCCCGGGGGTGATCCAGGCCGAGGACGTGACGGGTCCGTACGACGTGATCGTGCGCGCCCAGGCCGACACCGTGGACGAGCTCGGCCGCATGGTCGTGGCCAAGGTCCAGCAGGTGGAGGGGATCACCCGCACCTTGACCTGCCCGGTGGTCCATCTGTAG
- a CDS encoding NAD(P)H-dependent glycerol-3-phosphate dehydrogenase — translation MTRPVKAAVYGTGSWGTAFGMVLADAGCEVTLWGRRRELADAINTGRTNPDYLPGIELPENLRATTDPAEAARGADFTVLAVPSQTLRGNLAAWAPLLAPDTVLVSLMKGIELGTAKRMSEVIEEVGKVPAERVAVVTGPNLAREIAARQPAASVVACVDEAVAQRLQAACHTPYFRPYTNTDVVGCELGGAVKNVIGLAVGIADGMGLGDNTKGSLITRGLAETTRLGLAMGADPLTFSGLAGLGDLVATCSSPLSRNHTFGTNLGRGMTLEETIAVTKQTAEGVKSCQSVADLAHRHGVDMPITETVVDIVHHGKPTLVALKELMGRSAKPERR, via the coding sequence GTGACACGTCCCGTGAAGGCAGCCGTGTACGGAACCGGCTCCTGGGGCACGGCCTTCGGCATGGTGCTCGCCGACGCCGGCTGCGAGGTGACCCTCTGGGGCCGCCGCCGGGAGCTGGCCGACGCCATCAACACCGGCCGGACCAACCCGGACTACCTGCCGGGGATCGAACTCCCCGAGAACCTCCGCGCCACCACCGACCCGGCCGAGGCCGCGCGCGGCGCCGACTTCACCGTCCTCGCCGTCCCGTCCCAGACGCTGCGCGGCAACCTTGCCGCATGGGCCCCGCTGCTCGCCCCCGACACCGTGCTCGTCTCCCTGATGAAGGGCATCGAACTCGGCACCGCCAAGCGGATGAGCGAGGTCATCGAAGAAGTGGGCAAGGTCCCGGCCGAGCGCGTCGCCGTGGTCACCGGCCCCAACCTGGCCCGCGAGATCGCCGCCCGCCAGCCCGCCGCCTCCGTCGTGGCCTGCGTGGACGAGGCGGTGGCCCAGCGCCTCCAGGCCGCCTGCCACACCCCGTACTTCCGCCCCTACACCAACACCGACGTCGTCGGCTGCGAGCTCGGCGGCGCCGTCAAGAACGTCATCGGCCTCGCGGTCGGCATCGCGGACGGCATGGGCCTGGGCGACAACACCAAGGGCTCGCTCATCACCCGCGGCCTCGCCGAAACGACCCGCCTGGGCCTGGCGATGGGCGCCGACCCGCTCACCTTCTCCGGCCTCGCCGGACTCGGCGACCTCGTCGCCACCTGCTCCTCGCCGCTCTCCCGGAACCACACCTTCGGCACCAACCTCGGCCGCGGGATGACCCTGGAGGAGACCATCGCGGTCACCAAGCAGACCGCCGAGGGCGTCAAGTCCTGCCAGTCCGTGGCCGATCTGGCCCACCGGCACGGCGTCGACATGCCGATCACCGAGACGGTCGTCGACATCGTCCACCACGGCAAGCCGACCCTGGTCGCGCTCAAGGAACTGATGGGACGCAGCGCCAAACCGGAACGCCGCTGA
- a CDS encoding D-alanine--D-alanine ligase family protein has protein sequence MSSENLPQTPEQQGRKPRVAVVFGGRSSEHAISVVTAGAVLRSIDRSKYEVLPIGITTDGRWALTADEPSRMAIADRKLPSVAELADSEDGAVVLSVDPASREVVYTEPGAVPKALGEVDVVFPVLHGPYGEDGTLQGLLELSGVPYVGSGVLASAVGQDKDYMKRVFTSFGLRVGPYVTIRPREWTADPDAARGRILDFAAEHGWPLFIKPARAGSSIGITKVDDASGLDEAVREAQRHDPKIIVEALLRGREIECGVLEFEDGPRASAPAEIPPVSSHDFYDFEAKYIDSASGIVPAPLTPEQTAEVQRLAIEAFEAASCEGLVRADFFLTEDGTFVINEINTMPGFTPISMYPRMWQESGIEYQELVDLLIQAALRRSTGLR, from the coding sequence ATGAGCAGCGAGAACCTCCCCCAGACCCCTGAGCAGCAGGGCCGCAAGCCCCGCGTGGCCGTCGTGTTCGGCGGCCGCAGCTCGGAACACGCCATCTCGGTCGTCACGGCGGGCGCGGTGCTGCGCTCCATCGACCGCTCCAAGTACGAGGTGCTGCCCATCGGCATCACCACGGACGGCCGGTGGGCACTGACCGCCGACGAGCCGTCGCGGATGGCCATCGCCGACCGCAAACTCCCGAGCGTCGCGGAGCTCGCCGACTCCGAGGACGGCGCCGTCGTGCTCTCGGTCGACCCCGCCAGCCGCGAGGTCGTCTACACCGAGCCCGGCGCCGTCCCCAAGGCCCTGGGCGAGGTCGACGTCGTCTTCCCCGTCCTGCACGGCCCGTACGGCGAGGACGGCACCCTCCAGGGCCTCCTGGAGCTGTCCGGGGTCCCGTACGTCGGCTCCGGCGTCCTCGCCTCGGCCGTCGGCCAGGACAAGGACTACATGAAGCGGGTGTTCACCTCCTTCGGGCTGCGCGTCGGCCCGTACGTGACCATCCGGCCCCGCGAGTGGACCGCCGATCCCGACGCCGCCCGCGGCCGCATCCTGGACTTCGCCGCCGAGCACGGCTGGCCGCTGTTCATCAAGCCCGCCCGGGCCGGCTCCTCCATCGGCATCACCAAGGTCGACGACGCCTCCGGCCTGGACGAGGCGGTCCGCGAGGCCCAGCGCCACGACCCGAAGATCATCGTGGAGGCGCTGCTGCGCGGCCGCGAGATCGAGTGCGGGGTCCTGGAGTTCGAGGACGGCCCGCGCGCGAGCGCGCCCGCCGAGATCCCGCCGGTCTCCAGCCACGACTTCTACGACTTCGAGGCGAAGTACATCGACTCCGCCTCCGGGATCGTGCCCGCCCCGCTCACCCCGGAGCAGACCGCCGAGGTGCAGCGGCTCGCGATCGAGGCCTTCGAGGCCGCCTCCTGCGAGGGCCTGGTGCGCGCCGACTTCTTCCTCACCGAGGACGGCACCTTCGTCATCAACGAGATCAACACGATGCCGGGCTTCACGCCGATCTCCATGTACCCGCGGATGTGGCAGGAGTCGGGCATCGAGTACCAGGAACTGGTCGACCTCCTGATCCAGGCCGCACTGCGCCGCTCCACCGGGCTGCGCTAG